The following proteins are encoded in a genomic region of Rattus rattus isolate New Zealand chromosome 2, Rrattus_CSIRO_v1, whole genome shotgun sequence:
- the LOC116893348 gene encoding keratin-associated protein 21-2, producing the protein MCCNYYRNSCGGCAYSSGCGSAYGYGCRYGCGYGSGCRYGCGYGSGYGCRYGCGSSSGYGCRYGCGYGSGCCSYRPLCYRKCHSSCC; encoded by the exons ATGTGTTGCAACTACTACAGAAACTCCTGTGGAGGCTGTGCCTACAGCTCTGGCTGTGGTTCTGCCTATGGATATGGCTGTAGATATGGCTGTGGATATGGCTC TGGCTGTAGATATGGCTGTGGATATGGTTCTGGCTATGGCTGTAGATATGGCTGTGGTTCTAGCTCTGGCTATGGCTGTAGATATGGCTGTGGATATGGCTCTGGCTGCTGTAGCTACAGACCACTTTGCTACAGAAAATGCCATTCTTCTTGCTGTTAG